The following proteins come from a genomic window of Montipora capricornis isolate CH-2021 chromosome 9, ASM3666992v2, whole genome shotgun sequence:
- the LOC138016137 gene encoding substance-K receptor-like gives MNNSSVNDLHECSQTASGLIASSIFFLCIASFVGNIMIVVTFLKTSSLRTSTNYLIVNMAISDLLSSATNWPLAATEGLLSRTLVIGGSTATFACKIGHFSRAISQAVSVESLLLIVVDRYIAIVLPFQSILITRRSRFILVSLTWIFPQFLSFPFFIASEVIEVDHQTVCRTFVAWNEIEKSVFYAAGFLLLYVMPFTTMVFLYLRIMKSLRQARTGVNGEQREIQRTRNHQQNRVVMKVFALIFSCFVICWTPLCVYIVLHKTFPKSLFPKNSCKVFVLLFFYLFPSLSTVANPVILFVTSSRFSGALKQTFHCFTPKSSPWCKGRRVSAENDVMRIQVLT, from the coding sequence ATGAATAACTCCAGCGTGAACGATTTGCATGAGTGTTCTCAAACTGCATCCGGGTTGATCGCctcttcgattttttttctatGCATTGCATCGTTTGTAGGTAACATCATGATAGTAGTGACGTTTCTAAAGACCTCAAGCCTCAGAACAAGTACCAACTACCTCATAGTCAACATGGCGATCTCTGATCTGCTATCTTCTGCAACAAACTGGCCACTCGCGGCAACTGAGGGTTTACTTTCAAGAACGCTAGTGATTGGTGGATCCACGGCTACCTTCGCATGTAAAATCGGACATTTCTCCAGAGCTATATCGCAAGCTGTCTCTGTTGAGAGTTTACTGTTGATCGTTGTGGACAGATATATTGCTATAGTCCTACCCTTTCAGTCGATATTGATTACTAGACGATCACGATTTATTCTCGTGTCTTTAACTTGGATTTTCCCTCAATTtctctcctttcctttctttatcGCCAGTGAAGTGATTGAGGTTGATCACCAGACTGTTTGCAGAACTTTCGTTGCATGGAACGAAATTGAAAAATCTGTATTCTATGCTGCAGGTTTTTTACTATTATATGTCATGCCTTTTACAACGATGGTTTTCCTCTATTTGAGAATAATGAAGAGCCTACGGCAGGCGAGAACAGGGGTTAATGGGGAACAGAGAGAGATTCAGAGAACAAggaatcatcaacaaaatcgAGTTGTAATGAAAGTTTTCGCATTGATATTTAGTTGCTTTGTGATCTGCTGGACACCTCTCTGTGTGTATATCGTACTCCACAAAACCTTTCCAAAGTCATTGTTCCCGAAAAACAGCTGTAAGGTATTTGTGTTATTGTTTTTCTACCTGTTTCCTTCTCTAAGCACCGTTGCTAATCCTGTTATTCTATTTGTAACTAGCTCGAGATTTTCAGGGGCACTGAAGCAAACATTTCATTGCTTCACTCCTAAATCTTCACCTTGGTGCAAAGGTCGACGTGTTTCAGCGGAAAACGATGTTATGAGAATCCAAGTATTAACGTAA